One Bacillota bacterium genomic region harbors:
- a CDS encoding KTSC domain-containing protein, with product MPDEKVIPMFEVASSNIKAIGYHPSTLTLRIQFKAGGRYDYLGVSPRVSTIALN from the coding sequence ATGCCAGATGAAAAAGTAATACCCATGTTTGAGGTTGCCAGTTCTAACATCAAAGCTATTGGGTATCATCCCAGCACTCTTACCCTGCGCATTCAGTTCAAGGCCGGCGGCAGATATGATTATCTTGGCGTGTCTCCTAGGGTAAGTACGATTGCACTAAATTGA